GCCTGGGGATGCACGCGCTGCACCTTATCGACGCCCTGACCGGCAACCGGGCGCCCGGTGCCGAACTAACCGAGGTGGCGCCCGTCCTGAAAGCATACACTGGCAAAGCCTACCGGAGCGCGGAGTCTATTGATGTCTTCTATGATGAACTGCAGAGGCTGGAGCGGGCCTACAGCACGGCCCAGGAGCAGAAGAAGAAGGGACAGAAGCCGACGGTAACGGTGGATATGGATCGCCTGAGGCGCCTGCGCCGGGTGGAGGAACTGCTGAACAAGCGGCGGCAGAAGATCCGGAAGATCCAGGAGACCAAGGCCCTGACCCCCGATGAGAAGCTGCGCCAGATTGACAAGCTCAACGTGGAGATGGTGAACCTGGCCCGGATTGCCCTGGGGAAGAGGCCGGTCAGCGGCGCCGGCGGGAGCTGATCCATTCCGCGCCGGCGGCGAGGGCGCTGACGAACAGGTAGATCAGCCACCCGCCGAACAGGGCGGCGGCGAAGTAGACGGTGTTCCATGAATCGAACCAGATGGGCATTACGAACTGGTCAAGGACAAAGCCGATGCCGATGACGGCGTACCAAACACAGCGGAAAGCCTGATCAAACACGGCGGCTGCCTCCTTGCGATAAGTGTATCACGGTAACGAGGGCGGTGCCATTGCAAAAGACGCAAAAGATGGGAAGGACGTGGGAAGATGGAGCAGGACGCTATCGTGCAGACTCTGGCCGAGCATGGTGCCAGAATCGTAAACCTGGAGGGGTGGCAGAAGGTGCAAAATGGCAGCCTGCAGCGGATTGAAGACCGCGTCAACAAGCTTTACCTTGCAACCATTGCCCTCCTGGCGACGGTGGTCGGTTCTATGGCGGTGTTACTGGTTAGGGGCTGATTCCCATGCTGTCCTTTCACCGTTTAGACGGTTTTAGTTTCAAGGACCTGCTGGCCGCTATCTTCGTCACGGCCTTCCTGGTGGAGGTGTTCAGGGGCAATGAAGCGATGGTAGACCTGATGGTCCCCCTGGTGGGGATCATCCTGGGCGGCTACTTCGCGACCGAGGGCTACAGTTACTGGCTGGAGCGACAGGGACGGCAGGGGCGGCGGCAGGGCTCCCGTGTCGCTCCCGAACCGACAATGGAGGAGGTAGATCCGAATGGACCGTTTTAAGGTGGTCATCGACCCCGGCCATGGGGGCTCCGACCCAGGGGCCATCGGCCCGACCGGCCTGAGGGAGGCGGATGTAACCCTTGCCGTGGCCCGGCGGGTGGCGGAGATCATCGCCCCGCATTACGCTGTGCGGCTGACGCGCACCGACGACAGGGGCCTCGGCGCTACGCCGGCCCTCGACCTACACGCCCGGGCGGAGATCGCCAACAGGTTGGACGCCGACGCCTATGTGAGCATCCACTGTAACGCGGCGACCACCCCGGCGGCCCACGGTGTGGAGACCTACTCCCTGACCACCGGCGGAACTGGCGAACGCCTGGCAAAGGCCATCCAGGCCGAGATGCTGGCGGCCACCGGCCTGACCGACCGGGGCGTTAAGACCGCTAACTTCGCCG
This genomic interval from Bacillota bacterium contains the following:
- a CDS encoding N-acetylmuramoyl-L-alanine amidase translates to MDRFKVVIDPGHGGSDPGAIGPTGLREADVTLAVARRVAEIIAPHYAVRLTRTDDRGLGATPALDLHARAEIANRLDADAYVSIHCNAATTPAAHGVETYSLTTGGTGERLAKAIQAEMLAATGLTDRGVKTANFAVLRLTKMPAALVEMAFISNPAEEALLRDASFREKCAQAIARGIKKVVPPAVPSGSPQEPHQTADYRLTVTVNGKLVPGQIRAFEGRVQIFVGRMWVYVRDLAQALGAELTWDETTRTANLKI